A genome region from Panicum virgatum strain AP13 chromosome 4K, P.virgatum_v5, whole genome shotgun sequence includes the following:
- the LOC120705071 gene encoding fucosyltransferase 2-like: MRQREAKLGVDAAAAPWKEPPPPPPQRSAAGRWLDAEAAAALGLATRTKRAPYCSVLNVVLAAFVLTVPTMVILLGARASAPPVRTISSADDVVRRGGSRLKPTAIVGVHATSYDRLLGGLLADGFDERSCRSRYQSVLYRRRPGRRPAAYLVSKLRQQEALQRQCGPGTAAYAHALEQLRSGKSGGDMAGSQECKYLVSISYRGLGNRILATASAFLYAVLTGRALLVDPSNEMGELFCEPFPGTTWLLPPSGFPLASYTNFSVATAESYGNMLRNNVIRTDAAAAAGDVPPPAFSYVHLDHDATEQDKLFFCDEDQRALRRIPWLVMRTDNYIVPGLFLVAGFRAELGRMFPEPDTAFHHAARYLFHPSNHVWGLVARYHDAYLAAAARRVGIQVRVFGSQPDSPALLEQITRCAQRERLLPELLAAAGDDDDGDPVAPPKSRRRKTTTAVLVTSLKSWYSEQLKGMYWERAAAGGEAVSVQQPSHEEFQRSGARSHDAKAWAEVYLLSLTDALVTTAWSTFGYVAQGLAGERPWVMYRPDNETHVPDPPCGRDVSMEPCFHAPPFYDCRLKRGADTGEIVPQVQHCIDMSWGLKIVHQG; encoded by the exons ATGCGGCAGCGTGAGGCCAAGTTGGGcgtcgacgccgcggcggcaccGTGGaaagaaccgccgccgccgccgccgcagcgctcgGCTGCAGGCCGATGGCTggacgccgaggcggcggcggcgctggggttgGCAACGCGGACCAAGAGGGCGCCGTACTGCTCGGTGCTCAACGTCGTGCTCGCGGCCTTCGTGCTTACCGTGCCGACGATGGTCATCCTCCTCGGCGCGCGCGCCAGCGCGCCGCCCGTCCGGACCATCAGCTCTGCCGACGACGTCGTCCGCCGTGGAGGTAGCAGGCTAAAGCCTACAGCTATAGTTGGTGTTCATGCCAC ATCTTACGACaggctcctcggcggcctcttGGCAGACGGGTTCGACGAGCGATCCTGCCGGAGCCGGTACCAGTCCGTCCTGTACCGTCGCAGGCCCGGCAGACGGCCGGCGGCGTACCTCGTCTCCAAGCTCCGGCAGCAGGAAGCCCTGCAACGACAGTGCGGCCCGGGCACCGCGGCCTACGCCCACGCGCTGGAGCAGCTCCGGTCGGGCAAGAGCGGCGGCGACATGGCCGGCTCGCAGGAATGCAAGTACCTGGTCTCCATCTCGTACCGGGGCCTCGGCAACCGGATCCTCGCCACCGCGTCGGCGTTCCTCTACGCGGTGCTCACCGGCCGCGCGCTCCTCGTCGACCCCAGCAACGAGATGGGCGAGCTCTTCTGCGAGCCCTTCCCCGGCACGACGTGGCTTCTGCCGCCGTCGGGCTTCCCGCTGGCGAGCTACACCAACTTCAGCGTCGCCACCGCCGAGAGCTACGGCAACATGCTGCGGAACAACGTTATCCggaccgacgccgccgccgccgccggcgacgtgccTCCGCCGGCGTTCTCGTACGTCCACCTCGACCACGACGCCACCGAGCAGGACAAGCTCTTCTTCTGCGACGAGGACCAGCGGGCGCTCCGGCGCATCCCGTGGCTGGTGATGAGGACGGACAACTACATCGTGCCGGGGCTGTTCCTGGTGGCCGGCttccgggcggagctcggccggaTGTTCCCGGAGCCCGACACCGCGTTCCACCATGCCGCCCGGTACCTGTTCCACCCGAGCAACCACGTCTGGGGCCTCGTCGCGCGCTACCACGACGCCtacctcgccgcggcggcgcgccgggtgGGCATCCAGGTGCGCGTCTTTGGCTCCCAGCCCGATTCGCCGGCGCTCCTCGAGCAGATCACCCGGTGCGCGCAGAGGGAGCGGCTGCTCCCGGAGCTGCTCGCCGCGGcgggggacgacgacgacggcgaccccGTCGCGCCGCCGAAGAGCCGGCGGCGGAAGACCACCACGGCCGTGCTCGTCACCTCGCTCAAGTCGTGGTACTCCGAGCAGCTCAAGGGCATGTACtgggagcgcgcggcggccggcggcgaggcggtgagcGTGCAGCAGCCGAGCCACGAGGAGTTCCAGCGGTCCGGGGCGAGGTCGCACGACGCCAAGGCGTGGGCGGAGGTGTACCTGCTGAGCCTGACGGACGCGCTGGTGACGACGGCGTGGTCGACGTTCGGGTACGTGGCgcaggggctcgccggcgagagGCCGTGGGTGATGTACCGGCCGGACAACGAGACGCACGTGCCGGACCCGCCGTGCGGCAGGGACGTGTCCATGGAGCCCTGCTTCCACGCGCCGCCCTTCTACGACTGCAGGCTCAAGCGGGGGGCGGACACCGGCGAGATCGTGCCGCAGGTGCAGCACTGCATCGACATGAGCTGGGGCTTGAAGATTGTTCATCAAGGCTGA